The genomic window AGAAGGACGTGGTTTTCGGCGGGGCGAAGCACCTTGACCAGCTCATAGAGGCTTCCCTGAAGATTATGGATGCCGACCTTTTCGTAGTGCTCAATGGCTGTATCCCCGAGATTGTGGGTGATGACATTGGCGCTGTGGTGGCCCGCTATCAGGAAAAGGGCGTGCCCATTGTGTCAGCCGAAACAGGCGGCTTCAAGGGCAACAACTTCACGGGCCATGAGATAGTCACCGAGGCCATTATAGAGCAGTATGTGGACAAGTACGCCAGGAAAGGCGAAAAGAAAAAAGGCCTCATCAATGTCTGGTCAGAGCTGCCCTTCCAGAACACCTTCTGGCGTGGGGACCTGACGGAACTGAAGCGCATTCTGGAAGGTGCAGGCTGGCAGGTGAATATCCTCTTCGGTCACGGCTGCCAAGGAGTGAAGGAATGGCTCACTATTCCCAATGCGGAATTCAATCTGGTGGTAGGCCCCTGGCTGGGCCTTAAGACGGCGAAGCTGTTAGAAAAGAAGTACGACCAACCCTACCTCCATCTGCCGGTGCTGCCCATCGGCGCCAAGCAGGCAGCCGAGTTCCTGCGGGCCATCGCTTCCTTCGCCAAGGAAAACGAGGTGCAGACCGAGAGCTTCATCAAGCAGGAGGAAAAGGAGTATTACTACTATCTGGAGCACTTCACAGATTTCTACGCCGAATACTGGTGGGGCCTGCCCGCAGCCTATTCGGTGGTCAGCGATGCGGCCTACAATCTGGCCCTGAACAAGTTCCTGGTGAACCAGCTGGGCCTGATTCCGGCGAAGCAGATCATCACCGACCACACCCCGGAGAAATACTACGAGGCCATCAGGGAGCAGTACAAGCACCTGGCCGAAGATGTGGCCGCCGAAGTGGAATTTGTGGAAGACGGCTACATCGTAGGCAGGCTGCTGAAAGAGCAGGACTACGGCCACAAGCCCCCGGTCATCTTCGGCACCAGCTGGGAGCGTGACATCGTCAAAGAACTCAAGGGCCATATAGTGGAGGTCAGCTACCCTGTGTCTTACGATGTGGTGCTGAACAAGACATATATAGGCTATAGGGGTGCGTTGACGCTTTTAGAAACAATCTTTACCACAGCTATCAGCAAATCGGCTTGATATGGTGTGTTTTATACACACCCTGATTGATTTTGGCTCTCCTAAATACATATATATCTATCCCCAAGGAGGACAGGCAGCTTCATGCCTGTTCTCCTTGGGAACTTTCTTTATCTCCATGACATGACGTTCGGTTGACATGACAGTTGTAATGTTGTAATATTAAGCGGTGTTGTTTAGGAGAACACATTAGTACATGCTGGCTGGCGTGGGATTGCAAGACGGCCAGACATTGAAAGCAAGGGGGATAAGCATGAAAAAACTTTCCATGAGCGCCAAGGTCTTCCTGGGCTTTGGCATCGGCGCTGTCCTGGGGCTGATTTTTCAGGAGGGGATTCTCTTCCTGCAGCCTGTAGGCGACCTCTTTCTGAAACTGATTCAGATGATTGTGATGCCATTGATTTTTTTCTCCATTATCAGCGGCATTGCCAGCATCGGTGATGTGGCGAAGCTCAAGCGCATCGGGGGCAAGGTTCTGGGCTTCTATGTGGTGACCACCATCCTTTCCACTGTCCTGGGCCTGGCAGTATCCCATCTCATGCAGCCGGGGCGTGGCTTCGGCGTTGAGAGCATCGTGGAAACCGGGGAAGCCGTCAAGGCGGCAGAGCCCCTTTCCGTAGGGGCGGCCATCCTGGGCATGGTGCCCTCCAATCCCGTGGAGGCCCTGGCCAAGGGCGACCTGATGCAGACCATTGTCTTTGCAGTCTTCGTGGGTGTTGCCCTGACCATCCTGGGGGACAAGGCCTCCCATATCAAGAAGGTCATTGATGAGGGCGCCCAGGTCATGTTCAAGATCACCGACCTGGTGATGAAGACCACCCCCTACGGCGTCTGCGCCCTGGCTGCCTGCAGCACCGGGGCTTACGGCCTGGCTGTTTTCGGCATCATGGGGAAATTCATCCTGACCCATTACATGGCGGCCGCTTCCATTGTCATTTTCCTGTATCTCTTCATCATCAAGGGCATTGCCAGGATTCCTCTGGCGGATTTCTTCCGCAAGGTTTCGGAAATCTGGTGGGTGGCCTTCAGCACCACCTCCAGCTCCGGCACCCTGCCGGTGACCCTGCGGGTGGTGGAGCAGGAATTCCGGGTCAAGCATGAGCTGGCCTCCTTCACCCTGCCTTTGGGGGCAACCATCAACATGAACGGCATTGCCGCCTACTATGCGGTGACGGTGCTGTTCGTGTCCCAGATTTACGGAGTGGACCTGACCCTTTATCAGCAGGCGGCCTTCATCTTCATGACCACCCTGATTTCCATTGGTACCCCGGGCATCCCCAACAGCGGCATCGTGCTGACGGTGATGCTCCTGGGCACCATGGGCCTGCCCGCCGCCATCATGGGCATGATTGTGGGCATCTTCAGGCCCATCGACATGATCCACACCGCCCTGAACGTAACCGGCGACGTGGTCTCCACTTTGGCAGTGGCCAGGCTGGAAGACATGTACGAGGAAGACGCGGATACACAGGTTGAAGATGTGTACGGGGACGAGCAGAGAGCTTAAATAATAGAAGCGGGGCTGTTGCAAGTGTTAGAGCACATGCAACAGCCCCCGTTTTTGATATGTTTTATGTTGAAGTTATATTGAAGTTGTGTTGAAGTATAATTGAAGTAGTTCAATTAGTGAAGTGATAATGGCATGTTTATAGAGGAGCTGACGGGTAGCATTCAGCTAGAGGATAGTCAGACGGAGTATAAAGGTAGTTTGTACGTTGTGTCTGACATGGCTGAGTATTGAGTAAAGCTGTATGTGTAAGTTTTCTCCAACATTATATATGAGATGGTGAGTACCTGTTTGATAGGCCGTTACAAGGTCATTAAACAGGTATTTTATTATAAATGTTGGATACAACAAAAAATATATTAAAATGTTGCAAATAACATTTGACAAGAAAGCAGGTTGTATGTATAATAATAACCGTAGGATAAATGTTGCGAGCAACACAGGTAAAAACATATGTAGTATGCAGCAAATAAAAGGAGCGTGCAGTTATTATGGTAGTAGAGAAGTTTAACAGTTTAGCAGATGTGGATACCGTACACGTGGCAGCTATGGGACGTCACATTGCTATCCGACATGGCAAGGAACTGGGACAGATCGCTGATTACATTATATTGGGAGCCATGGCATATATTACTAGGGAGAAGGATATAGACTCTGTGGAAGAACTGCAAAAGTGTGTTGATGTTAGCGTGAAGGACTATGCGACTAAGGCTAGATTGCTGGACTTCTGTGGCAGAAATTGGGATATCCTCAAAGAGTTCAGTAATGCGGCAGGTCAGAAGGAACTAAAAGCTCTAGCATTGTATTTTGACCCTGCGGAGTTTAGTCGAAATGATTTTGGGATGGGGACATCGTATGATGTGTCGATGATTGCTACAAAGATTTTGGACTTGCAGCCAGAAGATACGCTGCTTGAGCCTTGTGCAGGCATAGGAGGATTTTTGTCTGTAGCTACAGCAGAGAGAAGTGTGGCTAGGGCCATAGGTATCGAACTTAACAAAGATAATCAAGTGGTTGCCAATATCCGTGCTTTTATTTCTGGTACTTCCTTTAAGGTAGAGCAGGGGAACGTATTAGAAGAAGACTATCATGAGCTTGAGGGAAATAAAGTGTTTTCTCATTTTCCCTTCGGTTTAAGACAGGTTGGAGCTTCCGAAAAGCTTTATCCCCGCTTGAAAGAAAGATTGGGAAGGAGGCGCCCTTCTCAGCGACTGGATTGGGAATATACTCTTTCGGCTCTTTGCAGCCAGCGGGAGGGTGGCAAGACTGTAGTGGTAGTTCCTGATGGTATGCTGTTTTCTGTAGGTCGTGATATATCGCTTCGGAAACAACTGACGGATGAAGGCTGTCTTGAGGCTGTTATAGCGCTTCCGGCTGGTATTTTGGCTGGGACTAACATCAAGGTTAATCTGCTGGTGTTTAGTGAGGACAACAAGCAGGTCAATATGGTAGATGCCAGTGAAATGGGCATGAGGACGAAAGGCCGTACTAAGCTGAGCAGGGAAGAAATTGACCAGATTGTATCATGGTACGAGCAGAAGTCTGATTCTGAACACAATAGAATTGTTGATTTGGGACAGATGGAGCAAAATGATTATACGTGGATGCCGTCTGCATATTCCCGGGATGAATTGTCTGCCCTTGAAAACCCCAGAAAACTGGGGGAGTTGGCTGAGCTTGGCCGTGGTGGTAATATAAAATCATCACAGCTTGAAGAGTGGGTCAGCGACGAGCCCACAGAGTATCAGTACATCATGCTCAAGCATATTGAGAATAATGAGGTGGCAGATAATCTGCCGTATCTGAAGGAGATAGACGAGAAGAATCAGAAATTCCTGCTGAAGGCCGGAGATCTGCTAATCTCTCGGACGGCACCATTCAAGGTAGCTGTTATGCCTGAGACGGGCACGAAGGTTTTGGCTAATGGCAACCTGTACTATTTGCGGTTCGACCCCCAAAAGGTTAATCCTGTTTATGCCATGCTGTTCCTGAACAGCGAACGGGGCAAGCAGGCTCTTGATGCTTTTTCCAAGGGCATGACACTCAATATGCTCTCTCGTAGGGATTTGGCCGATATTGAGATTCCAGTGATACCTATGGACAAGCAGATGGAAATGGTTAGGCAGTATGAGGAACTGTCCAAAGAGTTGAAGCAGCTCCGGGAGCAAGAAAAGGCTGTCCTGGACAAGATGTCTGTATTGATGAATGGTTGAGGAAGGAGATAATATAATGATTACTACAGAGCAGAGAAGTAAGGTTGATAAGATTTGGCTTGATTTCCACAGCAATGGTGTCGCTACTACAACTGATGTCATTGAGAATTTCAACTATTTAATTTTCCTGCGTCAGCTAGATGAACAGGAAACTAGGCGAGAGAAACGGGCTCGTCTGACAGGTGAGACCTATGTACCAAAGATTTTTATTACAGAAGAAGAACAGAATTATCGTTGGCATAAGTTGATGGATATGAGCAACACAGAAGAACGGTTTAAACTATTCCAAGAGAAGGTTTTTCCATGGCTTATGACTCTTAATGATGACGAAAAATCTGCTTACGCTCGTTATATGAAGGATGCGAAGTTCAGGATACCCACTGCTCTAGCCTTTGAAAAAATTATGCAGGACATTAACGAACTGGAACTAAATGACGAGGACAGCAAAGGAGACCTCTACGAGTATATGCTCTCCAAGATGGGGTCTTCCGGGATAAACGGCCAATTCCGTACACCAAGGCAGATTATCAAGATGATGGTGGCTATGGCGAATCCTCAGCCTACTGATATTATCGTAGACCCGGCTATGGGCACTGCAGGATTCCTAGTTGCTGCCTCGGAGTATATGCATGCTAAATTCAAGGAATCATTCTATGATGAAGAATTCCTGCGTCACTATAACCATGAAATGTTCAATGGTTTCGACAATGATACCACTATGCTAGGCATTGGTGCCATGAACATGATGCTGCATAGCTTAGAAAGTGCTAATATTACTTACAAGGACAGCCTTGGAGTGAGCAAAGATGATGATAACACGGAAAATGTGGATGAGGATAAGGAAAAGTATACGCTTGTCCTTGCAAATCCTCCCTTCAAGGGAACACTGGATAACGCTCAGGTGAATCCAGAACTGCTGAAGATTACCAAATCAAAGCATACAGAGCTACTGTTCCTGGCTTGGTTCCTGCGGAGTTTGGCTGTTGGAGGCAGGGCTGTGGTAATTGTACCAGCAGGGGTAACATTTAGCACTAACAGGGATTATTTGCAGATACGCAAGGCTATTATTGATGACAATAGGCTTGAGGCGGTCATTTCTATGCCTAGTGGCATCTTTCAGCCTTATTCTGGAGTGGCAACGGCTATATTGTTGTTTACCAAAACTGGTCATGGCGGTACAGATAAGGTTTGGTTTTACAACATGGAAGCAGATGGCTTATCTCTTGATGTGAGGCGGACAGAAGTGGAAGAAAATGATATTCCTGATATTTTGGCAAGGTGGCATAATTTAGATGGGGAGGAAAACAGGACACGTAAGGAAAAGAGTTTCTTTGTACCTGTAGAGGAAATTCGTCAAAATAATTATGATTTGACAGTAAATAAGTACAGGGAAATAGATTACAAGCCGATTGAATATAAACCAGCTAAAGAAATAATGGCAAGTGTTCAAGAGCATTATGTAAGGCTCGGAGAAATAATTGCGGATATACAGGAGAAACTTTAATATGAGAAAGACAATAT from Selenomonas sp. AB3002 includes these protein-coding regions:
- a CDS encoding class I SAM-dependent DNA methyltransferase → MITTEQRSKVDKIWLDFHSNGVATTTDVIENFNYLIFLRQLDEQETRREKRARLTGETYVPKIFITEEEQNYRWHKLMDMSNTEERFKLFQEKVFPWLMTLNDDEKSAYARYMKDAKFRIPTALAFEKIMQDINELELNDEDSKGDLYEYMLSKMGSSGINGQFRTPRQIIKMMVAMANPQPTDIIVDPAMGTAGFLVAASEYMHAKFKESFYDEEFLRHYNHEMFNGFDNDTTMLGIGAMNMMLHSLESANITYKDSLGVSKDDDNTENVDEDKEKYTLVLANPPFKGTLDNAQVNPELLKITKSKHTELLFLAWFLRSLAVGGRAVVIVPAGVTFSTNRDYLQIRKAIIDDNRLEAVISMPSGIFQPYSGVATAILLFTKTGHGGTDKVWFYNMEADGLSLDVRRTEVEENDIPDILARWHNLDGEENRTRKEKSFFVPVEEIRQNNYDLTVNKYREIDYKPIEYKPAKEIMASVQEHYVRLGEIIADIQEKL
- a CDS encoding nitrogenase component 1; this encodes MPKIKKNENGQTNSISQVRYGCALGALHSVSAIPGAIPITHCGPGCVDKQYTSLVFYNGYQGGGYSGGAVPPSSNLQEKDVVFGGAKHLDQLIEASLKIMDADLFVVLNGCIPEIVGDDIGAVVARYQEKGVPIVSAETGGFKGNNFTGHEIVTEAIIEQYVDKYARKGEKKKGLINVWSELPFQNTFWRGDLTELKRILEGAGWQVNILFGHGCQGVKEWLTIPNAEFNLVVGPWLGLKTAKLLEKKYDQPYLHLPVLPIGAKQAAEFLRAIASFAKENEVQTESFIKQEEKEYYYYLEHFTDFYAEYWWGLPAAYSVVSDAAYNLALNKFLVNQLGLIPAKQIITDHTPEKYYEAIREQYKHLAEDVAAEVEFVEDGYIVGRLLKEQDYGHKPPVIFGTSWERDIVKELKGHIVEVSYPVSYDVVLNKTYIGYRGALTLLETIFTTAISKSA
- a CDS encoding dicarboxylate/amino acid:cation symporter: MKKLSMSAKVFLGFGIGAVLGLIFQEGILFLQPVGDLFLKLIQMIVMPLIFFSIISGIASIGDVAKLKRIGGKVLGFYVVTTILSTVLGLAVSHLMQPGRGFGVESIVETGEAVKAAEPLSVGAAILGMVPSNPVEALAKGDLMQTIVFAVFVGVALTILGDKASHIKKVIDEGAQVMFKITDLVMKTTPYGVCALAACSTGAYGLAVFGIMGKFILTHYMAAASIVIFLYLFIIKGIARIPLADFFRKVSEIWWVAFSTTSSSGTLPVTLRVVEQEFRVKHELASFTLPLGATINMNGIAAYYAVTVLFVSQIYGVDLTLYQQAAFIFMTTLISIGTPGIPNSGIVLTVMLLGTMGLPAAIMGMIVGIFRPIDMIHTALNVTGDVVSTLAVARLEDMYEEDADTQVEDVYGDEQRA
- a CDS encoding N-6 DNA methylase, whose product is MEELQKCVDVSVKDYATKARLLDFCGRNWDILKEFSNAAGQKELKALALYFDPAEFSRNDFGMGTSYDVSMIATKILDLQPEDTLLEPCAGIGGFLSVATAERSVARAIGIELNKDNQVVANIRAFISGTSFKVEQGNVLEEDYHELEGNKVFSHFPFGLRQVGASEKLYPRLKERLGRRRPSQRLDWEYTLSALCSQREGGKTVVVVPDGMLFSVGRDISLRKQLTDEGCLEAVIALPAGILAGTNIKVNLLVFSEDNKQVNMVDASEMGMRTKGRTKLSREEIDQIVSWYEQKSDSEHNRIVDLGQMEQNDYTWMPSAYSRDELSALENPRKLGELAELGRGGNIKSSQLEEWVSDEPTEYQYIMLKHIENNEVADNLPYLKEIDEKNQKFLLKAGDLLISRTAPFKVAVMPETGTKVLANGNLYYLRFDPQKVNPVYAMLFLNSERGKQALDAFSKGMTLNMLSRRDLADIEIPVIPMDKQMEMVRQYEELSKELKQLREQEKAVLDKMSVLMNG